A window of the Chloroflexus sp. Y-396-1 genome harbors these coding sequences:
- a CDS encoding peptidylprolyl isomerase, translating into MSTNWLLRHTVWIGLVVILMLTACGAPSGPTVAGSPTTNVPPGSSTPTQSSSAPADAIARVGDAFILRRDFDRFYLPNSDVKAILDQMIDVELVVQAALAEGATIDESVIDGQVEQLRLAQAGGDDAQFQVFLRENKIADVQELRRLLGRDQLIEQMLLKYTTAEQVRARHILVAAMPEEAASRKATAEAILAELQRGADFAALARARSDDPGSAAQGGDLGWAPRGVYVAPFDEAVFSMAPGELRLVQTDFGWHIIEVIEGPQVRSFDDRAFLETPAGQEAFSTTFLPWVAELRKAAEAAGKIEILVDVTTLAQQ; encoded by the coding sequence GTGAGTACGAACTGGTTGCTTCGGCATACGGTGTGGATCGGATTAGTCGTGATTCTGATGTTGACTGCCTGTGGTGCGCCGTCAGGCCCGACCGTTGCCGGTTCCCCAACGACGAACGTGCCTCCGGGGTCATCAACGCCGACCCAATCATCTTCGGCGCCGGCGGATGCGATTGCACGAGTGGGGGATGCCTTTATTTTGCGGCGTGATTTTGATCGGTTTTATCTGCCGAACAGTGATGTTAAGGCAATTCTTGATCAGATGATCGATGTCGAACTGGTTGTGCAGGCGGCTCTGGCAGAGGGCGCGACGATTGATGAGTCGGTCATTGATGGGCAGGTTGAGCAGTTGCGGCTAGCCCAGGCTGGTGGTGATGATGCCCAATTTCAGGTCTTCTTGCGAGAGAATAAGATTGCCGATGTGCAAGAGTTGCGCCGTCTCTTGGGTCGCGATCAGTTGATCGAGCAGATGTTATTGAAGTATACCACGGCTGAACAGGTACGCGCTCGCCATATTCTGGTTGCTGCTATGCCTGAAGAGGCCGCAAGTCGGAAGGCAACCGCAGAGGCAATTTTAGCCGAATTACAAAGAGGAGCCGATTTTGCGGCTCTGGCGCGGGCACGTTCTGATGATCCGGGATCGGCGGCGCAAGGGGGTGATCTGGGCTGGGCGCCACGTGGAGTTTATGTAGCGCCGTTTGATGAAGCGGTCTTTAGTATGGCGCCAGGTGAGTTGCGCCTTGTGCAGACCGATTTTGGCTGGCATATCATTGAAGTTATTGAAGGGCCACAGGTACGCTCGTTTGATGATCGGGCATTTCTGGAGACGCCTGCTGGCCAAGAGGCGTTTAGTACGACGTTTCTGCCGTGGGTAGCTGAGTTGCGGAAGGCGGCTGAGGCTGCGGGTAAGATCGAGATTTTGGTTGATGTGACCACGCTTGCCCAGCAGTAA
- a CDS encoding deoxyguanosinetriphosphate triphosphohydrolase: protein MTRPSVREMREALEDQILSPYAARSVDAVRDTPEPPCPIRTAYQRDRDRILHSKSFRRLKHKTQVFIAPLGDHYRTRLTHTLEVTQVARTVARALRLNEDLTEAIGLGHDLGHAPFGHAGETALSRICPNHFRHNEQSRRIVEVLERDGAGLNLTYAVREGIHLHSKARRDITATAWGTAKTLEGQLIKLCDSIAYINHDIDDAIRAGILRREDLPPECTDVLGNSSSELLTTMVSDLIYHNWWATGEGTPPDPPVLTMSPPILAATNTLRDFLYQHVYWRPAAKDENEKVAFVIETLYRYFTSHPEAIPRELRTIVERRGEPIEQAVVDYIAGMTDRYALAVFKQIFVPRTWGAVS from the coding sequence ATGACCCGTCCCTCAGTGCGTGAAATGCGTGAAGCGCTTGAAGACCAGATACTCTCACCATACGCTGCCAGAAGTGTTGATGCTGTACGCGATACGCCTGAACCTCCATGCCCAATTCGCACGGCGTACCAACGTGACCGTGATCGCATCTTACACTCCAAGTCATTTCGACGGCTCAAACATAAAACGCAAGTTTTCATCGCGCCGCTTGGCGACCATTACCGTACCCGGCTCACCCATACGCTAGAAGTGACGCAAGTTGCCCGAACAGTCGCTCGTGCCTTACGCCTGAATGAAGACCTGACCGAAGCAATCGGACTTGGTCACGACCTCGGTCACGCTCCATTTGGTCATGCTGGGGAAACGGCATTAAGCCGGATCTGTCCTAACCATTTCCGCCACAATGAGCAATCACGCCGAATTGTCGAAGTGCTCGAACGGGATGGGGCCGGTCTCAATCTAACGTATGCCGTTCGCGAGGGGATCCATCTTCATTCAAAAGCGCGTCGTGACATTACCGCTACGGCATGGGGGACGGCCAAAACGCTTGAAGGGCAGCTTATCAAGTTGTGTGATAGTATTGCCTACATTAACCACGATATTGACGACGCGATCCGCGCCGGTATTCTACGCAGGGAAGATTTACCGCCTGAGTGTACCGACGTGCTAGGCAACAGCTCAAGCGAACTACTGACAACCATGGTGAGCGATTTGATCTATCATAACTGGTGGGCTACTGGCGAGGGAACACCACCTGACCCGCCTGTACTGACGATGAGTCCACCAATCTTGGCTGCTACCAACACATTGCGTGACTTTCTGTATCAACACGTCTATTGGCGACCAGCGGCAAAGGATGAAAATGAGAAAGTGGCATTTGTCATCGAAACCTTGTATCGGTATTTTACCAGCCACCCGGAAGCAATTCCCCGTGAACTACGGACAATTGTCGAGCGACGTGGGGAACCGATCGAGCAGGCCGTTGTTGATTACATTGCAGGGATGACAGATCGCTATGCGCTGGCAGTGTTCAAGCAAATCTTCGTGCCGCGTACTTGGGGAGCGGTATCGTAG
- a CDS encoding PH domain-containing protein, whose amino-acid sequence MSYVESLLGRGEQILYVARQHIFVLIMNILTELTLIGILVAAGVASNLAFRNNSTAMIGGISISDLILLICLVISIIVLISGFLDFLRWNSEQIVITDRRVLQIRGVFNKRVIDSSLEKINDIELRQSIIGRIFNFGTIEILTASGAEGANVMDRIEAPLEFKRALLEAKHNLERGYGYLEADGYIPSRPISSVTEIQRTLEELARLRDRGILSPEEFEAKKRDLLSRI is encoded by the coding sequence ATGAGTTATGTGGAAAGCCTGCTCGGGCGGGGAGAGCAGATTTTGTACGTCGCCCGTCAGCATATTTTTGTGTTGATTATGAACATCTTAACCGAACTGACGCTGATTGGAATTCTGGTTGCGGCCGGGGTTGCCTCGAATCTGGCATTCCGGAACAATTCAACGGCGATGATCGGTGGTATCAGTATCAGTGATCTGATTCTGCTGATCTGTCTTGTGATTAGCATCATCGTGCTGATCAGCGGTTTTCTCGATTTTCTGCGCTGGAATTCGGAACAGATCGTTATTACAGATCGCCGTGTGTTACAAATACGTGGTGTCTTCAATAAGCGCGTGATTGACTCGTCGTTAGAGAAGATCAATGATATTGAGCTGCGCCAGAGCATCATAGGGCGGATCTTCAATTTCGGCACTATCGAGATTTTAACCGCTTCAGGTGCTGAAGGCGCCAACGTAATGGATCGGATCGAGGCTCCGCTCGAGTTCAAACGGGCATTACTCGAGGCGAAACATAATCTTGAACGTGGGTATGGCTATCTGGAAGCAGACGGGTATATCCCCAGTCGCCCGATAAGTAGTGTCACGGAGATTCAGCGTACCCTAGAGGAGCTGGCCCGGTTGCGTGATCGCGGGATACTTTCTCCCGAAGAGTTTGAGGCTAAAAAGCGTGATTTGTTGAGTAGAATTTAA
- the smc gene encoding chromosome segregation protein SMC, with protein sequence MYLKRLEIQGFKTFATRTVFEFQPGITAIVGPNGSGKSNLADAVRWVLGEQSMVALRCKQAGELLFAGGGKRPPAGLAEVALTIDNSDRLLPIDFDEVTITRRVTRTGENEYFINRARVRLRDLLATVEPLGGSYTIINQGLVDAALTLRPTERRRLFEDAAEIGGFELRKAEALRRLRESEANLQRVSDLLADLEPRLRTLRRQAGQARQYREWQAELQKLLTRWHYTGWQAAQAQAQQAQHQAQQAEDTLARLRVVQSEVTAALHVHRTALRERRAVLSALHHQAAQLHQQAEILQRDLAVENERLAALSRRSEEIERQLTTLADRQHTTAQECERVATQLTQVEQVLTALRHQLTQAEHEQQTDKQARAVLISQIKAAQERALQAARTEATVLSQIDQLSTQQSRLQTEIERVKTALRQASEATVAAQVAFEEAQKTLAAAEQAYQSSHATVQHTRQEIDRLRQARAAVDEERAACRHTLAEREARLEALSRLARSHTGTFAGVRAALEWAERNQRRGFLLVQQIIRVPPELETAIEVALGARLQHIVVEEWRDAEEAIAELRRTGAGRATFLPLDTLRRPPDTRRPAASSRVIGVAAELVTYDPHYTVVVEQLLGRILVVADLETARNELRHLPPGWTIVTLAGEQVQSSGAVTGGAPTKESGVLRRERELRELPELVAQARAMLSAIDERRSALDQELQAAVSRLRSAEQAEREAQRRLDAARNGVEHAQRRVRQLEQEHQWLVTQQERLTQELHTLAEQMTILQQRRHDVHNERIAAETDLAALREQQEQQSHHDRAVQERIAHLRAELSAAESRRQMLAELLAGHQRTLTDLDHQYRELESTLDALHPQRTEREAAYRSMLTRQEQILAELHMVRTQIEPTEAEIHAAEVELAQLETSEAQATADLRAAEAEYSRLVREAQRAADRLDTLFERAAADGIDLTQTPPSDDSPPIDDLPAAIETLRTRILRLGVVNPLALEEYEEAANRHTFLTSQAADLRAASATLHQLINELDSTMNERFQHTFHAVATEFSTVFQELFGGGSARLELVETTDGEENNGRRSVTGVEIVARPPGKRPQNIALLSGGERTLTAVALLFAILKVNPSPFCILDETDAALDESNIGRFREMLRRLSDRTQFIVITHNRGTIEVADTLYGVSMGDDGASRVVSLRVAGYVGARS encoded by the coding sequence ATGTACCTCAAACGACTGGAAATTCAGGGTTTTAAGACATTTGCAACCCGTACTGTATTCGAGTTTCAGCCGGGAATTACGGCAATCGTCGGGCCGAATGGAAGTGGGAAGTCGAATCTGGCCGACGCCGTGCGTTGGGTACTCGGTGAACAGAGTATGGTGGCGCTGCGCTGTAAGCAGGCCGGCGAACTTCTCTTTGCCGGTGGTGGTAAACGACCACCCGCCGGGCTAGCCGAAGTAGCACTGACGATTGACAATAGCGATCGTCTGTTGCCAATCGATTTCGATGAGGTCACTATCACGCGCCGGGTAACCCGCACCGGCGAAAATGAGTATTTCATCAACCGTGCCCGTGTACGGCTCCGTGATCTGCTGGCCACCGTTGAACCGCTCGGTGGTTCGTACACGATTATCAACCAGGGCTTGGTTGATGCAGCGCTGACGTTACGACCCACTGAACGACGCCGGTTGTTTGAAGATGCCGCCGAGATCGGCGGATTCGAGTTACGTAAAGCCGAGGCTCTGCGACGACTACGCGAGAGCGAGGCGAATTTGCAGCGGGTATCTGACCTGTTGGCCGATCTTGAACCACGGCTGCGCACGCTGCGCCGTCAGGCTGGCCAGGCGCGTCAGTATCGCGAATGGCAAGCCGAGCTACAGAAGCTGCTCACCCGCTGGCACTACACCGGATGGCAGGCAGCCCAGGCTCAGGCACAGCAAGCCCAACATCAGGCGCAACAGGCAGAAGATACTCTCGCCCGTCTGCGTGTTGTGCAGAGTGAAGTCACAGCCGCGCTTCACGTGCATCGAACTGCCTTACGTGAACGACGCGCAGTGCTCAGCGCATTACATCATCAAGCTGCCCAGCTTCATCAGCAAGCCGAGATATTACAACGCGATCTGGCTGTTGAAAACGAACGCCTGGCCGCGCTGTCGCGGCGCAGTGAAGAGATTGAACGACAATTAACGACATTGGCCGACCGCCAACACACAACTGCCCAGGAATGTGAGCGAGTTGCTACCCAGTTGACACAAGTTGAACAAGTATTGACGGCGCTTCGCCATCAGCTCACGCAGGCAGAGCATGAACAACAAACTGACAAACAAGCACGAGCCGTCCTTATATCCCAAATCAAAGCTGCGCAGGAACGCGCATTACAGGCTGCTCGCACTGAAGCCACGGTGCTCAGTCAGATCGATCAGCTTTCGACACAACAGAGCCGTTTGCAGACCGAGATCGAGCGGGTAAAAACGGCTTTGCGGCAGGCTTCTGAAGCAACAGTTGCTGCCCAGGTTGCGTTTGAAGAAGCGCAAAAGACTCTGGCTGCCGCCGAGCAGGCGTATCAAAGCAGTCATGCAACAGTCCAACATACCCGCCAGGAGATTGATCGTTTGCGCCAGGCTCGCGCCGCAGTAGACGAAGAGCGGGCTGCCTGTCGCCATACATTAGCCGAACGAGAAGCCCGTTTGGAAGCCTTGAGTCGGCTGGCTCGTTCCCATACCGGAACATTTGCCGGTGTACGAGCAGCACTCGAATGGGCGGAACGAAATCAGCGGCGCGGCTTTCTGTTGGTTCAGCAAATTATTCGCGTTCCACCGGAACTGGAGACGGCCATCGAGGTTGCACTCGGCGCCCGTTTGCAACACATCGTCGTTGAGGAATGGCGCGATGCCGAAGAGGCCATCGCTGAACTGCGCCGTACCGGTGCCGGACGAGCAACATTTCTGCCTCTTGATACGCTACGCCGTCCGCCTGATACTCGTCGGCCTGCTGCCTCGTCCCGCGTTATCGGTGTCGCAGCCGAGCTGGTAACGTATGATCCGCATTATACGGTCGTCGTCGAACAATTGCTCGGCCGCATTCTGGTGGTGGCCGATCTGGAGACTGCGCGCAACGAATTGCGTCATCTTCCACCAGGTTGGACTATCGTCACCCTGGCCGGTGAACAGGTGCAGAGTAGCGGGGCTGTGACCGGTGGCGCACCGACGAAAGAGAGTGGTGTACTGCGCCGTGAACGTGAATTACGCGAATTACCAGAATTGGTAGCACAGGCACGGGCCATGTTGTCGGCAATTGATGAACGACGTTCGGCGCTCGATCAGGAATTGCAAGCGGCTGTCTCGCGGTTACGTAGCGCCGAACAGGCTGAACGTGAAGCACAACGCCGACTTGATGCGGCACGCAACGGTGTCGAACACGCCCAACGTCGTGTGCGACAACTCGAACAGGAACATCAATGGCTTGTAACGCAGCAGGAACGGCTCACCCAGGAACTCCACACCCTGGCTGAACAAATGACAATCCTGCAACAACGTCGGCACGATGTGCACAACGAGCGGATTGCTGCCGAGACCGATCTGGCAGCACTGCGTGAACAGCAAGAGCAACAGTCGCACCACGATCGGGCTGTTCAAGAGCGGATAGCTCACCTGCGGGCTGAGCTATCGGCTGCCGAAAGCCGACGGCAGATGCTCGCTGAACTACTCGCCGGTCATCAGCGTACTTTAACCGACCTCGATCATCAGTACCGCGAACTTGAATCTACTCTCGATGCGCTCCATCCCCAACGTACCGAACGTGAAGCGGCCTACCGCTCAATGCTGACGCGCCAAGAGCAAATTTTGGCCGAGCTACACATGGTGCGTACTCAGATCGAACCAACCGAAGCCGAAATTCATGCAGCAGAGGTCGAACTGGCTCAACTGGAAACCTCCGAAGCACAAGCCACCGCTGATCTGCGGGCTGCCGAAGCCGAATATAGTCGCCTGGTTCGCGAAGCCCAACGCGCAGCCGATCGGCTCGATACACTCTTCGAGCGAGCCGCAGCCGATGGTATCGATCTGACGCAGACACCACCCTCCGACGATAGTCCGCCAATAGATGATCTACCGGCAGCTATCGAGACGCTGCGCACTCGAATATTGCGGCTCGGTGTCGTGAACCCGCTGGCGCTCGAGGAGTATGAAGAGGCGGCCAACCGTCACACCTTCCTGACCTCCCAAGCTGCCGATCTGCGAGCGGCCAGTGCAACGCTCCATCAACTCATTAATGAACTTGACAGCACCATGAACGAACGCTTCCAACACACCTTCCATGCCGTTGCCACCGAGTTTAGTACCGTTTTCCAGGAATTGTTTGGAGGCGGCAGCGCACGACTTGAACTGGTCGAAACGACCGATGGCGAAGAAAACAATGGCCGACGGTCGGTTACAGGGGTCGAAATTGTTGCCCGTCCACCGGGGAAGCGTCCGCAAAACATTGCCCTGCTTTCCGGCGGTGAACGCACGCTGACCGCCGTGGCACTGCTCTTTGCCATTCTGAAAGTCAACCCAAGCCCGTTCTGTATCCTCGACGAAACCGATGCGGCCCTTGATGAGAGCAACATCGGGCGCTTCCGCGAGATGCTACGACGCCTCAGTGACCGCACTCAGTTCATTGTCATTACCCACAATCGTGGTACGATCGAAGTAGCGGATACCCTTTACGGCGTGAGTATGGGTGATGACGGTGCTTCACGTGTCGTCTCGCTACGTGTTGCCGGGTATGTGGGAGCAAGATCATGA
- a CDS encoding DUF4007 family protein: MNTQLPDTVSFSGHETFTLRSNWLKKAFDLLKETPDLFRCQDAFVRLGVGKNMAQAIRFWATATRLFRRTENGNLEPTRLGEELLADNGWDPFLVTATSHWLIHYQITSRPNMTFTWYYTFNILKRGEFTIHSLSEKISEYLVQIDRKKPSKTTLERDIDCMIRCYTRPSTTQPTFAEDALHCPLNDLYLVQTLSDQTGTHYYLTSGSQPSLPDALVAFAALEQARYLKRHTLTFNELAYGERSPGRIFRLDEDSLLSRLFQFEELTNGQATYSDSGGIRQIMWRTIDDPELDWSLLRIAFSRETTYA; this comes from the coding sequence ATGAACACACAACTTCCAGACACTGTTAGCTTCAGTGGACACGAAACCTTTACCCTACGTAGTAATTGGCTCAAGAAGGCATTCGATCTGCTTAAAGAAACGCCTGACTTGTTCCGCTGCCAGGACGCTTTCGTCAGGTTGGGCGTTGGCAAAAACATGGCTCAAGCCATTCGATTCTGGGCTACTGCAACTAGGCTCTTTAGGAGAACAGAAAACGGAAACTTAGAGCCAACCAGGCTTGGTGAGGAACTCCTCGCGGATAACGGTTGGGATCCGTTTCTCGTTACCGCAACATCGCACTGGCTGATTCATTATCAGATCACCTCTCGCCCAAATATGACATTTACGTGGTACTATACATTTAATATTCTTAAACGTGGTGAATTTACGATTCATTCATTATCAGAAAAAATCAGTGAATATCTAGTTCAGATAGATCGCAAAAAACCTTCAAAAACTACTTTAGAACGAGATATTGATTGTATGATTCGCTGTTATACTCGACCGTCAACTACGCAGCCAACGTTTGCCGAAGATGCGTTACATTGTCCATTAAATGATCTCTATCTTGTTCAAACTCTCTCTGATCAGACAGGTACTCATTATTACTTGACGAGTGGTTCCCAACCATCTTTACCTGATGCTCTAGTTGCATTCGCGGCATTAGAACAAGCCCGTTACCTCAAGCGTCATACGCTTACCTTCAACGAGCTCGCTTACGGTGAGCGCTCACCGGGACGAATCTTCCGCCTTGATGAGGATAGCCTGCTTAGCCGATTATTCCAGTTTGAAGAATTGACGAACGGCCAGGCAACATATAGTGATAGTGGAGGCATTCGTCAAATTATGTGGCGAACTATCGACGATCCAGAGCTTGATTGGTCACTCCTTCGAATTGCATTCTCGCGTGAAACCACCTATGCTTGA
- the dnaG gene encoding DNA primase — MSVIDDIKANVDIVDLINSMGVGLRRSGRSFVGFCPFHPNTRTPAFHVYPDTQSFYCFGCHASGTVFDFVMRKQGLDFKGALELLAERAGIRLEPKNDAQRQEDARRARLLEINGVATRYFNYVLLNLGRGEPGREYIAKRGINRDAIDAFQIGYSLDDWHHLFTYLHEKKGYSVEDIIAAGLAIPSERGPYDRFRNRIIFPIRNIRGEVIGFGGRALGDAQPKYLNTPETPLFRKSEVLYGLDLARDAIRSANRVIIVEGYVDVITAHQYGFRNVVAPLGTALSKAHINQLKRLTDQVYLALDADAAGQKATLRGLETIRTTTEEEGEGRLVTTAQGIVRLENDVTIRIIRLPAGRDPDEVIAADPQLWQTLVDNATPVMDFYLEAYTANLNMHDPVEQRLALERILPLLSELDGAAQRVYVTRVEQLTGVRSELLVDLLRARIQPPRRNERHRSIRSSSPPPAPPPTTPPPIDEHRRDTEAYFLALALRYPSVDMAIERLLESYAERCPAIGDIFGAGIEDLLEEPLHQAIWQAYLATPLELRPTDTESLQAWIATLGEPLSSEAGKLLTILARRPDDVRYRHEAEQCARILRKAQVMARIHRYKERLNELTDEEELQRVLQHISDLSTYVEQITRPRQSSTFPDLRDLLGQ; from the coding sequence ATGAGCGTGATCGACGATATTAAAGCCAATGTTGACATCGTTGATCTGATCAACTCGATGGGGGTCGGACTACGCCGCAGCGGACGTAGTTTTGTCGGCTTTTGTCCGTTCCATCCCAACACCCGTACCCCGGCGTTTCATGTCTACCCCGACACGCAGAGCTTCTATTGCTTCGGCTGTCATGCATCAGGCACGGTGTTTGACTTTGTGATGCGGAAACAGGGGCTGGATTTCAAAGGCGCCCTGGAGCTGTTGGCCGAGCGGGCCGGGATTCGGCTTGAACCAAAAAATGATGCCCAACGGCAAGAAGATGCCCGTCGGGCGCGTCTACTCGAGATCAACGGTGTTGCGACACGCTACTTTAACTACGTGCTTCTGAACCTCGGCCGTGGTGAGCCTGGCCGTGAGTACATCGCCAAACGTGGGATCAATCGCGACGCTATTGACGCTTTTCAAATCGGGTACAGTCTCGATGACTGGCATCATCTCTTTACCTATCTGCACGAGAAGAAAGGTTATAGCGTTGAAGACATTATTGCCGCAGGTCTGGCAATTCCCAGTGAACGCGGGCCGTATGATCGCTTTCGCAACCGTATCATCTTCCCGATCCGCAATATACGTGGTGAGGTGATTGGCTTTGGCGGGCGAGCATTAGGTGATGCTCAGCCCAAATATCTCAATACCCCAGAAACACCGCTTTTCAGAAAGAGCGAGGTACTTTATGGGTTAGACCTGGCGCGTGATGCCATTCGATCTGCTAACCGGGTCATTATCGTTGAAGGGTACGTCGATGTCATCACTGCCCATCAATACGGCTTTCGCAATGTAGTGGCACCGCTCGGTACAGCATTGAGCAAGGCACATATCAACCAGCTCAAACGGCTCACCGATCAGGTTTACCTTGCCTTGGATGCCGACGCTGCCGGGCAGAAAGCAACCCTCCGTGGGCTGGAAACCATCCGCACAACCACCGAAGAGGAAGGTGAAGGTCGGCTTGTCACCACTGCGCAGGGGATTGTCCGACTGGAAAATGATGTAACCATCCGTATCATTCGCTTACCCGCTGGACGTGATCCCGATGAGGTCATTGCTGCCGATCCGCAGCTCTGGCAAACGTTAGTTGATAATGCCACGCCGGTGATGGATTTCTACCTGGAGGCGTATACCGCTAACCTCAACATGCACGATCCAGTCGAACAGCGCCTGGCGCTCGAACGGATTCTCCCCCTACTGAGTGAACTTGATGGCGCTGCCCAGCGCGTGTACGTCACTCGAGTCGAACAACTTACCGGTGTTCGGAGTGAGTTACTCGTTGATCTGTTACGGGCCAGAATCCAACCGCCCCGGCGAAACGAGCGGCATCGCAGTATTCGATCTTCATCGCCGCCACCGGCACCACCGCCAACCACACCGCCACCAATCGATGAGCATCGACGTGATACCGAAGCCTATTTCCTGGCCCTGGCTCTTCGTTACCCTTCTGTTGATATGGCGATTGAACGTCTCCTAGAAAGCTATGCCGAGCGCTGCCCTGCGATAGGCGACATCTTCGGTGCGGGCATAGAAGACCTGCTCGAAGAACCGCTCCACCAGGCCATTTGGCAGGCTTATCTAGCAACACCGCTCGAACTGCGGCCCACTGACACCGAAAGTCTACAGGCCTGGATTGCGACCTTGGGTGAGCCGCTGAGCAGTGAAGCTGGCAAACTCCTGACAATCCTTGCCCGTCGTCCCGACGACGTGCGGTATCGTCATGAGGCTGAACAATGCGCTCGCATTCTTCGCAAAGCCCAGGTGATGGCGCGAATACATCGTTACAAAGAGCGGCTGAATGAGCTGACAGACGAAGAGGAACTACAGCGCGTGTTACAGCACATAAGCGACCTCAGCACCTATGTCGAACAGATCACCCGACCACGTCAATCGAGTACGTTCCCCGATCTGCGTGACTTGCTCGGTCAATGA
- a CDS encoding purine-nucleoside phosphorylase, translated as MFNDIEQARIAIIARLRHIPRVGLILGSGLGALADEIEDAVVIPYRDIPGFHEPKVAGHRGELAIGLLAGQPVAVMRGRFHFYEGYSMQEVTFPVRVLHAIGCETLIVTNAAGGLRPDWQVGDIMRISDQIFLPGMAGHHPLRGPNDERLGPRFPAMVGVFDNDLVPLARAVASELGIPLREGVYCMLSGPTFESAAELRMLRVWGADAVGMSTAPEIVVAVHCGMRVLGFSLITNLALPDAPPANHEEVMAAGEAAKPQFAALLCGILARMR; from the coding sequence ATGTTTAACGACATCGAGCAAGCGCGTATTGCAATTATCGCGCGCTTACGCCACATCCCTCGCGTTGGGCTGATCCTTGGCTCAGGGTTAGGGGCACTGGCCGACGAGATCGAAGATGCTGTTGTCATTCCTTACCGCGATATTCCCGGTTTTCACGAGCCGAAAGTAGCCGGGCATCGTGGTGAACTGGCGATTGGGTTGTTGGCCGGTCAACCGGTAGCCGTGATGCGGGGGCGTTTTCATTTTTACGAAGGTTACAGTATGCAAGAGGTAACCTTCCCGGTGCGAGTCTTACATGCGATCGGTTGTGAAACGCTCATCGTAACCAACGCTGCCGGTGGTTTACGTCCAGACTGGCAGGTTGGCGATATTATGCGGATCAGTGACCAGATTTTCTTACCCGGTATGGCTGGTCATCATCCACTCCGTGGCCCTAACGACGAACGACTAGGTCCACGCTTCCCGGCAATGGTTGGTGTGTTCGATAACGATCTGGTGCCGCTAGCCCGTGCTGTAGCGTCTGAACTCGGTATTCCACTGCGCGAGGGCGTGTATTGTATGTTGAGTGGTCCAACTTTCGAGAGTGCAGCCGAACTGCGGATGCTTAGAGTGTGGGGCGCTGATGCGGTGGGAATGTCAACGGCGCCAGAAATTGTTGTTGCTGTCCATTGTGGAATGCGTGTGCTTGGTTTTTCGCTGATTACGAATCTGGCTTTGCCTGACGCGCCACCAGCCAATCACGAAGAGGTGATGGCAGCCGGCGAAGCTGCCAAACCGCAATTCGCTGCGCTCCTTTGTGGTATTCTGGCCCGCATGAGGTAG
- the recO gene encoding DNA repair protein RecO has product MRERVYRNEAIILRRTDFAEADRLLLIATPAGKRWVIAKGTRKMKSRLAGHIELFTYVQMMLAVGRHLDIVTQSQIVDSFPVLRSDLTRLGCGFYVAELYDRLTAEAEENPLLFRLLVETFQSLDRSPTPELTLRSFELHLLHILGYRPQLHYCVVCNELLTPDADRYSPSLGGVLCPNHRTADPHALPLSEATFRLLRYLQAQSVAAGETLRISSATRQQAADLLRASIRHLLERDLKSAEFLNHLLSSQ; this is encoded by the coding sequence ATGCGCGAGCGAGTCTATCGCAACGAAGCAATTATTCTTCGTCGTACCGATTTTGCTGAGGCCGATCGTCTGCTCCTGATTGCCACTCCTGCCGGGAAGCGATGGGTTATCGCTAAAGGTACACGCAAAATGAAGAGTCGGCTGGCTGGGCACATCGAACTCTTCACGTATGTGCAGATGATGTTAGCTGTTGGGCGTCATCTTGATATTGTGACCCAGAGCCAGATTGTGGACTCCTTTCCCGTACTACGAAGTGATCTGACCCGTCTCGGTTGTGGCTTTTACGTTGCCGAGTTGTACGACCGTTTGACGGCTGAGGCCGAAGAGAATCCCCTGCTCTTTCGGCTGCTGGTTGAAACGTTCCAATCCCTTGATCGCAGTCCAACTCCTGAACTGACCCTGCGCAGCTTTGAACTTCACCTTCTGCATATTCTCGGTTATCGGCCTCAGTTGCACTATTGTGTTGTTTGCAACGAGCTGCTCACTCCAGATGCCGACCGATATAGCCCAAGTCTGGGCGGCGTGCTCTGTCCAAACCATCGGACGGCTGATCCGCATGCTTTACCCCTGAGCGAGGCGACGTTTCGATTACTACGCTATCTTCAGGCCCAATCGGTGGCTGCCGGTGAAACGCTGCGCATTTCGTCGGCAACCCGTCAGCAAGCAGCAGACCTCTTACGGGCCAGTATACGCCATCTCCTGGAACGGGATCTCAAATCGGCAGAGTTTCTCAATCATCTGTTATCATCACAGTAG